The Lycium barbarum isolate Lr01 chromosome 9, ASM1917538v2, whole genome shotgun sequence genome has a segment encoding these proteins:
- the LOC132611833 gene encoding uncharacterized protein LOC132611833, protein MALVLRYVNKEGTLIERFLSVIHVKDTTSIALKDAIYSLLLEHSLSPSQIRGQGYDGAMQLTLVAIAKKHYDVDQFFDIVANVLNIVGCSFKRKEILGEDQAKKLEELLVLGVVHTGSELNQELGLQRPGDTLWGSNFKTMRNFIALFSSIVHVLEIVGSEVLAITNDLNMTLQRKDQYIVNAMKLIDFAKRQLQSMRDSKWKSLIEDVSSFCVKHNILIPKMDKNYHIGKSKRKSSNVTYSHHLHVEVLNVVIDLQLTAFNSRFDAVNSDLFLGIASLSPDNSFANYDKDKIIKLDTLYRDEFSVSKLEDLSYELDNYILFVRQDNDFSNLKGLRDLSETLVETNLHKTWRLVYLLVKLSLIFLVATATVERAFSSMKYFKNDLRSRIGDEFLNDCLVCYIEDEVFESVPNDAIIDRFQNMTSRRGQL, encoded by the exons ATGGCTCTTGTTCTTAGATATGTCAACAAAGAAGGCACACTTATTGAGAGATTCCTTAGTGTTATTCATGTTAAAGATACAACTTCAATAGCATTGAAAGATGCTATCTATTCTTTGCTTTTAGAGCACTCATTGAGTCCATCTCAAATACGGGGACAAGGTTATGATGGAGCTA TGCAATTGACTCTTGTAGCTATTGCAAAGAAGCACTATGATGTAGATCAATTTTTTGATATTGTTGCTAAtgtcttgaatattgttggatgTTCTTTTAAGCGCAAGGAGATTCTTGGAGAAGATCAAGCAAAAAAACTAGAGGAATTACTAGTGCTTGGTGTAGTTCATACGGGAAGTGAACTAAATCAAGAACTTGGGCTTCAAAGGCCAGGCGACACCCTTTGGGGATCTAACTTTAAAACAATGCGTAATTTTATTGCATTATTCTCATCAATTGTTCATGTGCTTGAAATAGTTGGAAGTGAGG TGTTGGCAATTACAAATGATTTGAATATGACATTGCAAAGAAAAGATCAATATATTGTGAATGCTATGAAGCTCATTGATTTTGCCAAGAGGCAATTACAATCGATGAGAGATTCTAAATGGAAATCTTTGATTGAAGATGTCTCTTCATTTTGTGTGAAGCATAATATTCTGATTCCTAAAATGGATAAGAACTATCATATTGGAAAGTCAAAGCGCAAGAGTTCAAATGTCACATATTCGCATCATTTGCATGTagaagtcttgaatgttgttattgatttgCAACTTACGGCATTTAATAGTCGTTTTGATGCAGTGAATAGTGATTTGTTTCTAGGTATTGCTAGTTTGAGTCCGGATAATTCTTTTGCAAATTATGATAAAGACAAAATTATAAAACTTGATACACTTTATCGTGATGAGTTCAGTGTTTCCAAGCTTGAAGATCTCAGTTACGAGCTTGACAATTATATTCTCTTTGTGAGACAAGACAATGATTTTTCTAACTTGAAAGGACTTCGAGATCTTTCAGAAACATTAGTTGAAACAAATTTGCACAAGACTTGGAGACTTGTTTATTTGCTTGTGAAGTTAAGCTTGATATTTCTTGTGGCTACTGCAACGGTAGAAAGAGCTTTTTCTTCAATGAAGTACTTCAAAAATGACTTGCGAAGCAGAATTGGTGATGAATTTCTTAatgattgtttagtttgttaTATAGAAGATGAAGTATTTGAAAGTGTACCAAATGATGCGATTATTGATCGTTTTCAAAACATGACAAGTCGTCGGGGACAATTGTAA